From a region of the Cucumis sativus cultivar 9930 chromosome 6, Cucumber_9930_V3, whole genome shotgun sequence genome:
- the LOC101210770 gene encoding vacuolar protein sorting-associated protein 55 homolog, with protein MFSSSILLQILACALYNNWWPLLSALMYVLVPMPCLFFGGGSTQFLISRDGGGWIGAAKFLTGASTVGSLAIPIILRHAHMIDTGAMFIEFVSFFIFVCTVLCFHRVSLEDDW; from the exons GCTTGTGCACTATACAACAATTGGTGGCCTTTGTTATCAG CTTTGATGTATGTGCTTGTTCCAATGCcttgtttattttttggaGGTGGGTCCACACAGTTTCTGATTAGCCGAGATGGTGGAGG ATGGATAGGTGCTGCTAAGTTCTTGACGGGCGCCTCAACTGTCGGCAGTTTGGCAATTCCTATTATCCTGAGGCATGCTCATATGATCGACACAGGAGCCATGTTCATAGAATTCGTTTCCTTCTTCATATTTGTTTGCACCGTGTTGTGCTTCCACCGTGTTAGCCTTGAAGATGATTGGTGA